In a single window of the Streptomyces cinnabarinus genome:
- a CDS encoding AfsR/SARP family transcriptional regulator gives MNVYEGSVRFAVLGPVRAWRGERELDLGSPQQRAVLVALLLRRGRPVTLDELLDTVWGEDLPAAAVSVVRTYVSRLRKVLEPGRDGPESDRVVVSVGDGYLARIPEGALDLAVFERRVTEAKKLRAAGLVSDAAQLLHTALDGWQGAALAGVPGPLAESERNRLAEERMTVLEARLDADIDLGRHGEVIAELISLTGTHPLRERLCRLLMLALYRSGRQAEALEAYHRTRTTLAAELGIDPGAPLKDLHERILSADTSLDLAPPARPDPPAEPELPVHESPVPTHPARPAQLPADLPAFVGRKAELDRVRALLPDHSGPPAAVVISAIGGMGGIGKTTLAVHWAHEIADRFPDGQLYINLRGFDPTGSVVAPETAIRIFLDSLGVPPVRVPAALDAQAALYRSVLAERRVLVLLDNARDAGQVRPLLPGSPGCLVIVTSRNQLTGLVVGEGAHPLTLDELTHADAHDLLVRRLGSGRPAAEPQAADEIIRQCARLPLALAIVAAHATAHAAFPLSAIAEELADSHGSLDAFAGGDDITTNLRAVFSWSYKALSAPAARLFRLLGLHFGPDISAPAAAALAGLTPRETGGLLVELTRAHLLTEHFPGRYAQHDLLRVYAAERVHAEETPQERERAVERLLAWYLHTADAAYPHLTPHRRRIPLEPLPDHCRPLEFTSYDAALNWCETELTNLVCAVRRAAEGGQQPGIAWRLPAVLWGFFYLRSHLHAWLDTSRTGLSAARSAADRQGEARALADTAAALRCFGRYDEAIDHYHQAMAAARDIGDIEARVSAVANLGDAYLQAGRLDKAVEYVRRGLVMDRALDSAWGQSIALTNLGDAYQRLGRHDEALDCLEEALTVLRASDNDWVTGVALDILGTVHHRLDRLDAAADHYDQALRTHRKVGNRWGEGHTLSNLGDVQLDAGRPEAARASWRRALEILSEFEHPDAEKVREKLGRPADAPHGHRAGSVSR, from the coding sequence ATGAATGTCTACGAGGGTTCCGTGCGCTTCGCCGTGCTGGGGCCGGTCCGGGCATGGCGTGGCGAACGGGAACTGGACCTGGGCTCGCCGCAACAGCGGGCGGTACTGGTGGCGTTGCTGCTGCGCCGGGGCCGCCCGGTCACGCTCGACGAGCTTCTCGACACCGTGTGGGGCGAGGACCTGCCCGCGGCCGCCGTGTCCGTCGTACGCACGTATGTGTCGCGGCTGCGCAAGGTGCTGGAACCCGGGCGGGACGGGCCCGAGTCCGACCGCGTGGTCGTCTCGGTCGGGGACGGATACCTGGCCCGGATCCCCGAAGGCGCCCTGGATCTGGCCGTGTTCGAGCGCCGCGTCACGGAGGCGAAGAAGTTACGGGCCGCCGGGCTGGTGTCCGACGCCGCGCAGTTGCTGCACACCGCGCTCGACGGCTGGCAGGGAGCGGCACTCGCCGGTGTCCCCGGCCCGCTGGCCGAGTCCGAGCGGAACCGGCTGGCCGAGGAGCGGATGACGGTACTGGAGGCCCGGCTGGACGCCGACATCGACCTCGGACGGCACGGCGAGGTGATCGCCGAACTGATCTCCCTGACCGGCACCCACCCCCTGCGGGAGCGGCTGTGCCGACTGCTCATGCTGGCGCTGTACCGGTCCGGCCGACAGGCCGAGGCGCTGGAGGCCTACCACAGGACACGCACCACCCTGGCGGCCGAGCTGGGCATCGACCCGGGCGCCCCCTTGAAGGACCTGCACGAGCGCATCCTCAGCGCCGACACCTCCCTCGACCTGGCCCCGCCCGCGCGGCCGGACCCGCCCGCGGAGCCAGAACTCCCGGTCCACGAAAGCCCCGTCCCCACGCACCCGGCCCGCCCGGCGCAACTGCCCGCCGATCTGCCCGCGTTCGTCGGCCGAAAGGCCGAACTCGACCGTGTCCGAGCCCTGTTGCCCGACCATTCCGGCCCGCCGGCCGCGGTCGTGATCAGTGCGATCGGCGGCATGGGCGGCATCGGCAAGACCACCCTGGCCGTGCACTGGGCGCACGAGATCGCCGACCGCTTCCCCGACGGACAGCTCTACATCAACCTGCGCGGCTTCGATCCGACCGGTTCGGTCGTGGCGCCGGAGACAGCCATCCGGATCTTCCTCGACTCGCTCGGCGTCCCGCCGGTGCGCGTCCCCGCCGCGCTGGACGCCCAGGCGGCGCTGTACCGCAGCGTGCTCGCCGAGCGCCGGGTGCTGGTCCTCCTCGACAACGCCCGCGACGCCGGCCAGGTCCGTCCACTGCTGCCCGGTTCCCCCGGCTGCCTGGTCATCGTCACCAGCCGCAACCAGCTCACCGGCCTGGTCGTCGGTGAGGGGGCGCATCCGCTGACCCTGGACGAGCTGACCCACGCCGACGCGCACGACCTCCTCGTACGCCGCCTCGGCAGCGGACGGCCGGCGGCCGAGCCGCAGGCGGCGGACGAGATCATCCGGCAGTGCGCCCGGCTGCCGCTGGCGCTCGCGATCGTCGCCGCCCACGCCACCGCGCACGCCGCCTTCCCGCTCAGCGCCATCGCCGAGGAGCTGGCCGACAGCCACGGCAGCCTCGACGCCTTCGCCGGGGGCGACGACATCACCACCAACCTCCGGGCCGTCTTCTCCTGGTCGTACAAGGCACTGTCCGCCCCGGCCGCGCGCCTGTTCCGGCTGCTGGGCCTGCACTTCGGACCCGACATCTCCGCGCCCGCCGCGGCGGCCCTCGCGGGACTCACCCCGCGGGAGACGGGTGGCCTGCTCGTCGAACTCACCCGCGCCCATCTGCTCACCGAGCACTTCCCCGGCCGTTACGCCCAGCACGACCTGCTGCGCGTCTACGCCGCCGAACGCGTCCACGCCGAGGAGACACCGCAGGAGCGGGAGCGGGCCGTCGAGCGGCTGCTCGCCTGGTATCTGCACACCGCGGACGCCGCCTACCCGCACCTCACCCCGCACCGCCGCCGGATACCCCTCGAACCGCTGCCGGACCACTGCCGGCCACTGGAGTTCACGTCCTACGACGCCGCCCTGAACTGGTGCGAGACCGAACTGACCAACCTGGTCTGCGCGGTGCGCCGGGCCGCAGAGGGCGGACAGCAGCCGGGCATCGCCTGGCGACTGCCGGCAGTACTGTGGGGCTTCTTCTACCTCCGCAGCCATCTGCACGCGTGGCTGGACACCTCCAGGACGGGTCTGTCCGCCGCCCGCTCCGCCGCGGACCGCCAGGGCGAGGCGCGGGCCCTCGCCGACACGGCGGCCGCGCTGCGCTGCTTCGGCCGGTACGACGAGGCCATCGACCACTATCACCAGGCCATGGCCGCCGCCCGGGACATCGGGGACATCGAGGCCAGAGTGTCGGCCGTGGCAAACCTGGGCGACGCCTACCTCCAGGCCGGCCGACTCGACAAGGCCGTCGAGTACGTCCGCCGAGGGCTGGTCATGGACCGGGCCCTCGACAGCGCCTGGGGACAGAGCATCGCCCTGACCAATCTCGGCGACGCCTACCAGCGGCTCGGCCGTCACGACGAGGCCCTCGACTGCCTGGAGGAGGCGCTGACCGTCCTGCGCGCGAGCGACAACGACTGGGTCACCGGCGTCGCACTCGACATCCTCGGCACGGTCCACCACCGGCTGGACCGCCTCGACGCCGCCGCCGACCACTACGACCAGGCCCTTCGGACGCATCGGAAGGTCGGCAACCGGTGGGGGGAGGGTCACACCCTGAGCAATCTCGGTGACGTGCAGCTGGACGCGGGCCGCCCGGAGGCAGCGCGCGCCAGTTGGCGGCGGGCACTGGAGATTCTCTCGGAGTTCGAGCACCCGGACGCCGAGAAGGTCCGCGAGAAACTCGGCCGGCCGGCGGACGCCCCACACGGCCACCGGGCCGGGTCCGTGTCGCGGTAG
- a CDS encoding DUF4913 domain-containing protein, which produces MTLAPEQTERTGQTGQTGQTGPQQDDGPAFILYLEGSEYDDGLHRLTLWVRHLLLPVYGREVGSTAPWCSSWWKHPEAVAQLYGLWMAWQELTGSGSGATGPATWHRDHLAHVMAALRDPSGPFVGCKPGTHRAKEAPGMDPYPG; this is translated from the coding sequence ATGACCCTCGCGCCGGAGCAGACCGAACGGACCGGGCAGACCGGGCAGACCGGGCAGACCGGGCCGCAGCAGGACGACGGGCCCGCCTTCATCCTGTATCTGGAGGGATCCGAGTACGACGACGGGCTGCACCGGCTGACCCTGTGGGTACGCCACCTGCTGCTGCCGGTGTACGGCAGGGAGGTCGGCTCCACCGCCCCCTGGTGCTCCAGCTGGTGGAAGCATCCGGAGGCCGTGGCGCAGCTGTACGGGCTGTGGATGGCCTGGCAGGAGCTGACCGGCTCCGGTTCCGGCGCCACCGGGCCCGCGACCTGGCACCGCGACCATCTCGCCCATGTGATGGCCGCGCTGCGTGACCCGTCGGGCCCTTTCGTGGGCTGCAAGCCCGGCACTCACCGGGCCAAGGAGGCGCCGGGGATGGACCCTTATCCGGGCTGA
- a CDS encoding DUF4913 domain-containing protein yields the protein MRFILYQEGPEYGRTLRKLTLWVHHVLLPVYGREVTSTAPWCSRWWEHPEAVAQLHALWLAWEELTDSDSPGSGPASWHRDCLGPAMLSLRDPAGPFAGCKPGAHRAKETPPVDAMDPFGPRPEDPED from the coding sequence ATGAGGTTCATCCTGTACCAGGAAGGTCCGGAGTACGGGCGGACGCTGCGCAAGCTGACCCTGTGGGTCCACCATGTGCTGCTGCCGGTCTACGGCCGGGAGGTCACCTCCACGGCCCCGTGGTGTTCTCGCTGGTGGGAGCATCCGGAGGCGGTGGCCCAGTTGCACGCTCTGTGGCTCGCCTGGGAGGAGCTGACCGACTCCGACTCCCCGGGCAGTGGCCCCGCCTCCTGGCACCGGGACTGTCTGGGCCCGGCCATGCTGAGCCTGCGGGACCCGGCCGGCCCGTTCGCCGGCTGCAAGCCCGGCGCCCACCGCGCGAAGGAGACCCCTCCCGTCGACGCCATGGACCCGTTCGGACCGCGGCCGGAGGATCCGGAGGACTGA
- a CDS encoding C40 family peptidase, whose product MSQTRRTAVTLTLACVLTATFQQPVRAEPGAPSTLPEVRAELRRLYRDAERATEKYNAVDEKVTQQEKRVRTLASRVRAAERRLGRLTSLAGAAARAQYRSGGVPAEVQFVLAGDPETALDNASLARRAQQSTEGVLTALAETREDLSARKDDASEELDGLRSNRRSMAAERRTIEKNIAAARKVESRLKAEERRRLAALEEREADRAQAEWERTGILDQVGTEATPAGRKAIAYATRQLGKPYVWGAEGPDSFDCSGLTSQAWLHAGVTIPRTSEEQWRRLTRIPVENMRPGDLVIYYADASHVAIYIGDGEVIQAPRPGRWVYVSPVASMEILGVVRPDA is encoded by the coding sequence ATGAGCCAGACAAGACGGACGGCGGTGACCCTCACCCTGGCCTGTGTCCTGACGGCGACGTTCCAGCAGCCCGTCCGCGCAGAGCCCGGTGCGCCCTCGACCCTCCCCGAGGTGCGGGCCGAACTCCGGCGCCTGTACCGGGACGCCGAGCGGGCCACGGAGAAGTACAACGCCGTCGACGAGAAGGTGACCCAGCAGGAGAAACGCGTTCGCACACTCGCCTCCCGAGTCAGGGCGGCCGAGCGGAGACTGGGCCGTCTCACCTCGCTGGCCGGGGCCGCGGCCCGTGCCCAGTACCGGTCCGGCGGCGTGCCCGCCGAGGTGCAGTTCGTCCTGGCCGGCGATCCCGAAACCGCCCTGGACAACGCCTCCTTGGCGCGCCGGGCCCAGCAGTCCACGGAGGGCGTCCTGACCGCTCTGGCCGAGACCCGCGAGGATCTGAGCGCCCGCAAGGACGACGCTTCGGAGGAGCTGGACGGCCTGCGGTCGAACCGTCGCTCCATGGCCGCCGAGCGCAGGACGATCGAGAAGAACATCGCCGCCGCCCGGAAGGTGGAGTCACGCCTGAAGGCGGAGGAGCGCAGGAGACTGGCCGCACTCGAGGAGAGGGAGGCCGACCGGGCGCAGGCCGAGTGGGAGCGCACGGGCATCCTCGACCAGGTCGGCACCGAGGCGACCCCGGCCGGCCGCAAGGCCATCGCCTACGCCACCCGACAGCTCGGCAAGCCCTATGTCTGGGGTGCCGAGGGCCCCGACTCCTTCGACTGCTCCGGCCTCACCTCCCAGGCATGGCTGCACGCGGGCGTCACCATCCCCCGCACCTCCGAGGAACAGTGGCGCCGGCTCACCCGGATCCCGGTCGAGAACATGCGCCCCGGCGACCTGGTCATCTACTACGCCGACGCCAGTCACGTGGCGATCTACATCGGCGACGGCGAGGTCATCCAGGCCCCGCGCCCCGGGCGGTGGGTGTACGTGTCGCCGGTGGCGTCGATGGAGATCCTGGGGGTGGTGCGGCCGGACGCCTGA
- a CDS encoding DUF418 domain-containing protein: protein MSELDVLRGFALFGILLVNALMMAGPYAASGGGPGASGLDRAAAWAVTALVSTKFYLLFSFLFGYSFVLQERSARRAGAAFAPRHLRRAAGLFTLGAAHAVLLYPGDILMTYAVLSLVLYGLRGLAPRIALRLAAALIVGLAVVLLGYGLLTVALAEPFTPDHYAPRIADSVAAHRGDPLSVLGAHLRDLPSAIGADLLYAPDLLAAFLAGLAAAGTRLVERRGRDRPWLRGIVVRWLPVGLTGGVVTACCVNWPLDNRWFYVGQAVAVLTAPALTASYACGLLLLLDAVRPTAAHLLAAAGRMALTHYLTQSLVLACVFTGYGLGLYDRVGPATVLAGCVLLYGAQLTVGAQLMSRVRYGPVELLLRTVTLAGRPTASRGSHPADGLRPAA, encoded by the coding sequence GTGAGCGAACTCGATGTGCTGCGCGGCTTCGCCCTGTTCGGCATCCTCCTGGTCAACGCCCTGATGATGGCGGGACCGTACGCGGCGTCCGGCGGCGGTCCGGGGGCCTCCGGGCTGGACCGGGCGGCGGCCTGGGCGGTGACCGCGCTGGTCTCCACCAAGTTCTATCTGCTGTTCTCCTTCCTGTTCGGCTACAGCTTCGTCCTCCAGGAGCGGTCCGCGCGCCGCGCGGGCGCCGCGTTCGCGCCCCGCCATCTACGGCGCGCGGCAGGCCTGTTCACGCTCGGCGCCGCCCACGCCGTGCTGCTGTACCCGGGCGACATCCTCATGACCTACGCGGTCCTGTCGCTGGTCCTGTACGGCCTGCGCGGCCTCGCCCCGCGCATCGCCCTGCGCCTCGCCGCCGCGCTGATCGTCGGCCTCGCGGTCGTCCTGCTCGGCTACGGACTGCTCACCGTCGCGCTCGCCGAGCCCTTCACCCCCGACCACTACGCCCCTCGGATCGCGGACTCCGTCGCCGCACACCGCGGCGACCCCCTGTCCGTCCTGGGCGCCCATCTCCGCGACCTGCCGTCGGCGATCGGCGCCGATCTCCTGTACGCGCCCGACCTGTTGGCCGCCTTCCTGGCCGGGCTCGCTGCGGCCGGAACCCGGCTCGTGGAGCGGCGCGGGCGGGACCGGCCGTGGCTGCGCGGGATCGTCGTACGGTGGCTGCCGGTCGGCCTGACCGGTGGCGTGGTCACCGCTTGCTGTGTGAACTGGCCCTTGGACAACCGGTGGTTCTACGTCGGACAAGCGGTAGCGGTCCTCACCGCGCCGGCGCTGACGGCGTCGTACGCGTGCGGGCTGCTCCTGCTGCTCGACGCCGTGCGCCCGACGGCGGCCCACCTGCTCGCCGCCGCCGGGCGGATGGCACTCACCCACTACCTCACCCAGTCCCTGGTCCTCGCCTGCGTCTTCACCGGCTACGGACTCGGCCTCTACGACCGGGTCGGCCCCGCGACCGTCCTCGCGGGCTGTGTGCTGCTGTACGGCGCCCAACTCACCGTCGGCGCACAGCTGATGAGCCGGGTGCGGTACGGGCCCGTCGAGCTGTTGCTGCGTACCGTCACCCTGGCGGGGCGCCCTACCGCTTCCCGAGGGTCACACCCGGCAGACGGGCTGCGGCCCGCCGCGTGA
- a CDS encoding type IV secretory system conjugative DNA transfer family protein, which translates to MSGPRTGGGYHEQLPWAVVALAGTGLTLFTVVWSGGTLGSGLTGHGFHAPPFAMSTVVRLTTDGPAALWPTAPAAAVYAGMLGLLALLAAPAALAVRFLMERAARPKGLAGRRELAAMCPKGIEARARELRPSLKGREQLRPDETGNLLGDLDPKGPELRSSYEDVELDLMAPRAGKSTGIAVPRVLRAQGAVLLTSNKSDVYAVTRAAREQAGTVWTFDPQGIAHSPRAMWWDLLGECHTIEGARRLAGHFVASVNDDTAKKDFWISAAQNTLTALFLAAARGKAPVVELLGWLADPADRTPIDLLREAKLVAMAEQLQGTVRGAVETRDGIYETARQTVSCLLDPEILAWVTPDPELPEFLPHQHVLGTDTLYLLSKDGGGSAAGVIAGLADATMRAGVVAAERMGGRLDPPLTAVLDEAANVCRISDLPDLYSHFGSRGINVVTLLQSYRQGARVWGEVGMDALWSAATVKLLGAGLDDADFVQKISTLVGQHDVRTPSVSRSKDGTSRSYSYRQEAVLPPDRIRALPKGTALLLATGVRPALIRLRPWYKEPGAAAISAAAKAETDAITRRAAARLPGVTLGKR; encoded by the coding sequence ATGAGCGGCCCGCGCACCGGCGGCGGCTACCACGAGCAACTGCCGTGGGCCGTGGTCGCGCTGGCCGGCACCGGCCTGACCCTGTTCACGGTCGTCTGGTCCGGCGGCACCCTGGGCTCAGGTCTGACCGGCCACGGATTCCACGCCCCGCCCTTCGCCATGTCCACCGTCGTCCGCCTCACCACCGACGGCCCGGCCGCGCTGTGGCCCACGGCCCCGGCCGCCGCCGTCTACGCGGGCATGCTCGGCCTGCTGGCGCTCCTCGCGGCACCCGCCGCCCTGGCCGTACGGTTCCTGATGGAGCGCGCCGCCCGCCCCAAGGGCCTGGCCGGGCGCCGTGAGCTGGCCGCCATGTGCCCCAAGGGCATCGAGGCCCGCGCCCGTGAACTGCGCCCCAGTCTCAAGGGCCGGGAACAGCTCCGCCCGGACGAGACCGGCAACCTCCTGGGCGACCTCGACCCCAAGGGCCCCGAGCTGCGCAGCAGTTACGAGGACGTGGAACTCGACCTCATGGCGCCCCGGGCGGGCAAGTCCACCGGCATCGCCGTCCCCCGGGTGCTGCGCGCCCAGGGCGCCGTGCTGCTCACCTCCAACAAGTCGGATGTGTACGCCGTCACCCGCGCCGCGCGCGAACAGGCGGGCACGGTCTGGACGTTCGACCCGCAGGGCATCGCCCACTCGCCGCGCGCCATGTGGTGGGACCTGCTCGGCGAGTGCCACACCATCGAGGGCGCCCGTCGGCTCGCCGGCCACTTCGTGGCGTCTGTCAACGACGACACCGCGAAGAAGGACTTCTGGATCTCGGCCGCCCAGAACACCCTCACTGCCCTCTTCCTCGCCGCGGCGCGCGGCAAGGCACCCGTCGTCGAGCTGCTCGGCTGGCTCGCCGACCCCGCCGACCGCACCCCGATCGACCTGCTCCGTGAGGCGAAACTCGTCGCGATGGCCGAGCAGTTGCAGGGCACGGTCCGCGGCGCCGTGGAGACGCGGGACGGCATCTATGAGACGGCCCGCCAGACCGTCTCCTGTCTGCTCGACCCGGAGATCCTGGCCTGGGTCACCCCCGACCCCGAGCTGCCCGAGTTCCTCCCCCACCAGCACGTGCTCGGCACGGACACCCTCTATCTGCTGTCCAAGGACGGCGGCGGCTCGGCGGCGGGAGTCATCGCGGGCCTCGCCGACGCGACGATGCGGGCGGGGGTGGTCGCCGCCGAACGCATGGGCGGCAGGCTCGACCCGCCGCTGACCGCGGTCCTGGACGAGGCCGCCAACGTGTGCCGGATCTCCGATCTGCCCGACCTCTACTCGCACTTCGGCTCCCGCGGCATCAACGTCGTGACCCTGCTCCAGAGTTACCGGCAGGGCGCCCGGGTGTGGGGCGAGGTCGGCATGGACGCGCTGTGGAGCGCGGCCACCGTCAAGCTGCTCGGCGCGGGTCTGGACGACGCCGACTTCGTGCAGAAGATCTCCACCCTCGTCGGCCAGCACGACGTACGCACCCCGAGCGTCTCCCGCAGCAAGGACGGCACCTCACGCTCGTACTCCTACCGCCAGGAGGCCGTTCTGCCGCCCGACCGGATCCGGGCCCTGCCCAAGGGAACCGCCCTGCTCCTCGCCACCGGAGTCCGGCCCGCCCTGATCCGGCTGCGCCCCTGGTACAAGGAGCCCGGCGCGGCGGCGATCTCGGCGGCGGCCAAGGCGGAGACGGACGCGATCACGCGGCGGGCCGCAGCCCGTCTGCCGGGTGTGACCCTCGGGAAGCGGTAG
- a CDS encoding ATP/GTP-binding protein, with product MSRRSEERKAEQADRLAEKQAREALASGLSERSGLDPSWTQKPVKPGKKGRQAKTDSDKARPRQPYVPPRGWLGPGGGRVGYMDPPTMWRATTVQACGMWPFAAGSGSPMTGVPLGQHLFTGATVCGDPLNWFTRARYISNPSLFMLGMPGLGKSTLVNRMLIGLAATGVVPLVLGDLKPDYADTVRALGGQVISIGRGRGGINVLDPGAMGEAAARIGGEAGEVLKAETHGRVLNMVAALITIVRGRPMDDHEQSVLSACLHHLRERTPVGGTVLLPDLLRVLTEGPDRVRAVTLDRGDDTRYRDAVDPLHRSLLGILDGPLGDTFASETSTRINPGAPAVCIDISGIGEADTQLTAAAMLAAWSDGLGTVAASHALADAGLAPRRWFFTVLDELWRPLRAASGIVDRIDALTRLNRSLGLGDAKITHTLKDAEALGTDSDRAKARGFVERAGMVVCAGLPRAEMEELGKVVGLSRREIELVSSWSSPPGWGVSGEHEEPPGRGRFLIKVGGRPGIPIKVAITDAERRLHNTNTRWTPNEESVEQAVARANGGWTV from the coding sequence GTGAGCCGCCGGAGCGAGGAGCGGAAGGCCGAACAGGCCGACCGGCTGGCCGAGAAGCAGGCGCGCGAGGCCCTGGCCTCGGGCCTTTCCGAGCGGTCCGGGCTGGACCCGTCCTGGACGCAGAAGCCCGTGAAGCCGGGAAAGAAGGGGCGGCAGGCGAAGACGGACAGCGACAAGGCCCGCCCCAGGCAGCCGTACGTCCCGCCCCGCGGATGGCTCGGCCCCGGCGGCGGACGCGTCGGCTACATGGATCCGCCCACCATGTGGCGGGCCACCACCGTGCAGGCGTGCGGCATGTGGCCGTTCGCCGCCGGTTCCGGCTCGCCCATGACCGGCGTGCCGCTCGGACAGCACCTGTTCACCGGCGCCACGGTCTGCGGCGACCCGCTGAACTGGTTCACCCGGGCCCGCTACATCTCCAACCCCTCGCTGTTCATGCTCGGCATGCCGGGCCTCGGCAAGTCCACCCTCGTCAACCGGATGCTGATCGGGCTCGCCGCGACCGGCGTGGTCCCGCTGGTGCTCGGCGACCTCAAGCCCGACTACGCCGACACCGTGCGGGCGCTCGGCGGACAGGTGATCTCCATCGGGCGGGGCCGGGGCGGCATCAACGTCCTGGACCCGGGCGCGATGGGCGAGGCGGCGGCGCGGATCGGCGGCGAGGCCGGCGAGGTGCTCAAAGCGGAGACGCACGGGCGGGTGCTGAACATGGTCGCCGCGCTGATCACCATCGTGCGGGGCCGTCCGATGGACGACCACGAGCAGTCGGTGCTCAGCGCCTGCCTGCACCATCTGCGCGAACGCACCCCGGTGGGCGGCACGGTCCTGCTGCCCGATCTGCTGCGCGTGCTCACCGAGGGCCCCGACCGGGTCCGCGCGGTCACCCTGGACCGCGGCGACGACACCCGCTATCGGGACGCCGTCGACCCGCTGCACCGCTCCCTGCTCGGCATTCTCGACGGCCCGCTCGGCGACACCTTCGCCTCCGAGACGTCCACCCGGATCAACCCCGGCGCGCCCGCCGTGTGCATCGACATCTCCGGTATCGGCGAGGCCGACACCCAGCTGACCGCCGCGGCGATGCTCGCCGCCTGGTCCGACGGGCTCGGCACGGTGGCCGCCTCGCACGCCCTCGCGGACGCCGGACTCGCGCCCCGGCGCTGGTTCTTCACCGTGCTCGACGAGTTGTGGCGCCCGCTGCGCGCCGCCTCCGGCATCGTCGACCGCATCGACGCGCTGACCCGGCTCAACCGCTCCCTCGGCCTCGGCGACGCCAAGATCACGCATACCCTCAAGGACGCCGAGGCGCTGGGCACCGACTCCGACCGGGCCAAGGCGCGCGGCTTCGTGGAGCGGGCCGGGATGGTGGTGTGCGCCGGACTGCCGCGGGCCGAGATGGAGGAGCTCGGCAAGGTGGTGGGGCTGTCCCGGCGGGAGATCGAGCTGGTGTCGTCCTGGTCCTCGCCGCCGGGCTGGGGTGTCTCCGGCGAGCACGAGGAGCCGCCGGGGCGCGGCCGTTTCCTCATCAAGGTCGGCGGCCGGCCCGGCATCCCCATCAAGGTCGCCATCACCGACGCCGAGCGACGGCTGCACAACACCAACACCCGCTGGACGCCCAACGAGGAGAGCGTCGAACAGGCCGTGGCGCGGGCGAACGGGGGGTGGACCGTATGA
- a CDS encoding SCO6880 family protein, translated as MSTEAVTHPTYGNWRRPRRPGLGPLGLVGTFGVFGGLVVTLLASLISLYAALIVLVPVVVFLVPLAIRTQDGRNVYQLMTLRVGWWRRKAKGSHLYVSGPLSARPGGRFRPPGLLNKVTSTEGRDAYDRPFGVLHHPARNLYTIVLGCDPDGGALVDPDQVDVWVALWGEWLARLAHEPGLRGASLIVETAPDPGTRLAHEVLPRIHPDAPPAARAVMEEVVERYPTASSEMHTYVTLTYGVPPGQRRKPEDVISDLAIRVPGLLSGLVAAGGGSAYPLSAERIAEVVRVAYDPAVAADVLDARARYGGTGLEWDDAGPAAAVETVNSYQHDSGVSRTWLLTLAPRGTVRSSVLRGMLEAAPGTRRKRVALIYRPIDPATSARIVEADRRSAQFMATSGRGMVQARAASEMRAAEQTAAEEASGAGLVEFSLMLTVTVDSAAELADASVTIRNLTAASRVLMRPADRMQAAAFTCTLPAGILPWEQTLIPHELQEAL; from the coding sequence ATGTCCACGGAAGCCGTCACCCATCCGACCTACGGGAACTGGCGCCGGCCGAGGCGGCCCGGGCTCGGACCACTCGGTCTCGTCGGCACCTTCGGTGTCTTCGGCGGACTGGTCGTCACCCTGCTCGCCTCACTGATCTCGCTGTACGCCGCGCTGATCGTGCTGGTCCCGGTCGTGGTGTTCCTGGTGCCGCTCGCCATTCGCACCCAGGACGGGCGCAACGTCTACCAGTTGATGACCCTGCGCGTCGGCTGGTGGCGCCGTAAGGCCAAGGGGTCGCATCTGTACGTCTCCGGGCCGCTGTCCGCCCGGCCGGGCGGCCGGTTCCGTCCGCCGGGCCTGCTCAACAAGGTCACCTCGACGGAAGGCCGGGACGCCTACGACCGGCCCTTCGGCGTCCTGCACCACCCGGCCCGCAACCTGTACACGATCGTCCTGGGCTGCGACCCCGACGGCGGTGCCCTGGTCGACCCCGACCAGGTCGACGTCTGGGTGGCGCTGTGGGGCGAGTGGCTGGCCCGGCTGGCGCACGAACCCGGGCTGCGCGGCGCCTCCCTGATCGTGGAGACCGCCCCCGACCCGGGAACCCGGCTCGCCCACGAGGTGCTGCCCCGCATCCACCCGGACGCGCCGCCCGCCGCGCGCGCGGTGATGGAGGAGGTCGTCGAGCGCTATCCCACCGCGTCCTCCGAGATGCACACCTACGTCACCCTCACCTACGGCGTCCCGCCCGGGCAGCGGCGCAAGCCGGAGGATGTCATCTCCGACCTCGCGATCCGGGTCCCGGGCCTGCTCAGCGGGCTCGTCGCGGCCGGTGGCGGCTCGGCGTACCCGCTCTCGGCCGAGCGGATCGCCGAGGTCGTGCGGGTCGCCTACGACCCCGCCGTCGCCGCCGATGTGCTCGACGCCCGCGCCCGGTACGGCGGAACGGGCCTTGAGTGGGACGACGCGGGACCGGCCGCCGCCGTGGAGACGGTGAACAGCTACCAGCACGACTCGGGGGTGTCCCGGACCTGGCTGCTCACCCTGGCGCCGCGCGGCACGGTCCGGTCCTCGGTGCTCAGGGGCATGCTGGAGGCGGCCCCCGGCACCCGCCGCAAGCGGGTCGCGCTGATCTACCGGCCCATCGACCCGGCCACCTCGGCGCGGATCGTCGAGGCGGACCGGCGCAGCGCCCAGTTCATGGCGACGTCGGGCCGCGGCATGGTGCAGGCCCGCGCGGCCTCCGAGATGCGGGCGGCGGAGCAGACCGCGGCCGAGGAGGCGTCGGGCGCCGGGCTCGTGGAGTTCTCGCTGATGCTGACGGTCACCGTCGACAGCGCCGCCGAGCTGGCCGACGCGAGCGTGACGATCCGCAATCTGACCGCCGCCTCCCGGGTGCTGATGCGGCCCGCCGACCGGATGCAGGCGGCGGCGTTCACCTGCACGCTGCCCGCCGGGATCCTCCCGTGGGAACAGACCCTGATCCCGCACGAGTTGCAGGAGGCGCTGTGA